The Cytobacillus oceanisediminis genomic interval TCGTGTTCCGCCTTACAGCCACAATGGTTAGAGTGCATTTTGAGAAAATCATCTCTTAAGGAACATGCTACCGTTTTTTAAACTTGATGAGATACTGGTACATCAACACTTAAAAGTTCGAGTAGTGGTTGAACCATTGATAATTCTGGATTTCATGAATAACCGTTAAAGGAAGAAAAATAGTAGAAGTTTAGAAAATCTCTGTCCAAGTTTAGAAAACCACTGTAAATAAAGGGTTTATAAGGATAAAGTATTCACATTGTAAAAAATCCATTTTTGCTAAAAGTGGCTTGACGCTTACTCTCCGTAGGGAGGAGGGCTGTTTTTCCTTAATACTCTACAAAGGAGACATTAGTTAATCAAATACTGATTTTATCTTGCCATTTGGAAAGGAGTAATTTTCATTGATTGCCTATCAAGTATAGGCAGTGAATGAAGGGTATTCCCTTCTATCAAGTTCATAATAATTAATACCTCCTTAGTCAACTGTCACTGGTTGACTTCCATTTTCTGAAGAGTAGTCCTTATTGGGCTACTCTCTTATTTTTTTCTCATATTTATTCTTAAACTTAATCAAAGGAGTTGACAATTATGATTATTGTATTTTCAGGAATTTTATTAGGTTGGTTATTTGTAACACTTGCAGAAAGGAGGTAGTATCAATGGATTTAACAGCAATTCCTTTAGAACAATTTGCTTCAAATGGTGTTTTTGCTATCCTCTTTGTCTGGTTGCTTTACTCCACCAGGAAAGAAGCAATTGACAGGGAAAATAAATTAACTGCACAAATCGAAAAGCAAAATGAAGCACAAGAGAAAATTGTCAGTTCATTAGAACGACTAGAAACACAGATTCAGAATTTGAAGGAGGTTAAATAATGGCTGAAATTACTTCTGCAGCATATCAAAATTTAAGGGATTATATTCAATCCAATTGGAAGTACATTGAGTTACAAGATGAATCAGGAAATAAAATTATTAGGTTGTCTCCTTCAGATAGTCGGGTAACATGGACACATCTTGGAGGGGAATCAGTTTTAAAATTACAGGTGATTATTAAAGGTTCTGACGCTGATATTACAGCACCTAAGATATTTGCAAAGTCAGTTATTTATAATGTGGCTACTGGTGGCTCATCCTTTAGCACAGAATCATTTACACCTTTTACAATTGAGACAGATCAAGATGAATTAACAGTTATACATAATATTGTAGTACCGAAAGTTTAGGTGATGTTCTATGCTAGGTGCTGGAACACAAAGTAATCCTTACATAATCTCTACTCCATCTGATTTAGATTCAATGAGAAATAATAGAGCAAGAGGAGTTTATTATGAACTAACTAATGACATTGATATGTCCAGTTGGGGAAATTGGAATCCTATTGCTTATTATGACAATGCTACTTGGGTAAGTGGATTTGAAGGTAATTTGGATGGTAAGGGTTTTAAAATTAAAAATCTTACTATCACAAAATCTACTGGAATTTACTTAGGTTTATTTGGTCAAGCATTTTATGGAACTATTCAAAATGTTGGATTAGAAAATGTAACTATTAATGGTTCACAATGTCGCTTCATCGGTGCATTAGTTGGTTATTCTTATAGTTTGACAGTTAAGAATTGCTATGTGGCTGGCGGAAATATTACTTCACAAGATGAATCAGGTGGATTACTCGGTAAGGTAGATACTTGTACAATTGAAAATTGCTATTCAACAATTCCAATAAGCCTAAACACTTCTTATTATGGTGGCGGTTTAATTGGTGCGGTAGACAGTAATACAACCATTAGAAATTCCTATTCAAGTGGGAGGGTAACTTATAGCCAATCATCTTCTTATGATGGTAAGAGTGGTTTTGTAGGATTTATCAGAAATAATACAAATATTTTCTTTGAAAATTGTTTCTATGATAAAGAAATATCTACACAGGTAACTTCCCCTGCAAATGGAATAAATGCTAAAACGACTACTGAAATGAAAACACAGTCAACTTTTACTGGATGGGATACTACTAATACTTGGTCAATCAATAATGACTATCCAATACTAAAGGTGTTTGGTGTTCCTATTGTTGTAAAGAAGGAAACTGTTTCAGTTAATTCTTACAGTTTACCTATATATTCAATTATGAGTAAAAGTCAAAAGTCAACCAAACAATTAAATACCTTCACGAATACTATTAAGGCAGCCACACAAAGGAATACAGCGACATTACGTAGTGTCTCGACTTATTTATCACATTTAGATACATACGCTGAAAAGTTCTCAAGGACTGTCAGAAGTGGTACAGCAAATGTTACTTCATTTATTTCTCCTATCGGTTCATTTGTAAATAGGGAATCTAAAACAGTTAGAAATCTAATAGCCCATATAAAGCCATCAGAAAGCGATATAAGTGTTTTAGTGCCAATTATTGTATTTACACCTAATGCCTATGTAGCCACAGTAGAAAATTCTTCTAGGGCTTTCAAAATGGAAGATATGAGTAACGTTTCGTACATTGTCAATCCTTCCCATGTGGAGGTGATGAAATGATACAAGGGGATACTTTACAACTAAAAGTTAATTTCAAGAATTTTAAAGGCCAATTAGTTAATCCTGAAAATGTGAAATTAACAATTTACAAAAGTGATAAAACACAAATTGAACAAATAACCATTACAGACAGCGACCAAGAATCAGTCGGTGTCTATTTTTATGACTATACGCCTGCCAGTGAATTGAACGAATTTATATTCGAGTTTGCTGGCAGTTATAATTCTAAGCCAATCCTTGCAAGAGGAAAGGTTGAATTAAAATTTATTTAATCAATTTAGGAGGGTGAGAAGATGGAAGAAATCAGTTTTACACAGGAACAGTTGGATGAAGCAATTCAGAACGCAAAAAATGATTGGGTTGAGAAAGAATTCAATCCAGTTGTTGCTGAAAGGGATGAACTTTTACAGTTTAAACCTAAAGAATTATCAGAGGAAGAAAAGGCATTTCAAACTAAGCAGCAAGAGTTATTTCAAAAAGAAGTATCTCTTGAGTTAAAATCAGCAGGATTAGAAAAGTTTGCTGAATTTTTCAATGTCCAAAAGATTGAGGACTTGCAGCCACAAATTGAAAAGTTTCAAGGCTTGCTAAATGAAATTAAAGTTGAAATGGGTTATGTACCTGCAGATCATAAGAAACAAAATGAGTATGATGTATTCGCCACCAAAGGCGATACAAAAGGCATGATTGCCACGAAATTATCTAAATTATTTGGGTAACAAGCACTTTAACAGTCGTTAGGGTGCTTTTTATATTAAAAAATATTGGGTAGTGACCGACACTAAAGGAGAATTTATTAATGTTTAAATCTACTAATTTCACAGAAATCGAACAAATTTCACTTGCAAAGGAAATCGCAGTAATTGGAGTACAAGCAACACCACTAACTTCTATGCTTATGGCAAAAGGAAATATTGAGAAAGCACTATCT includes:
- a CDS encoding BhlA/UviB family holin-like peptide, encoding MDLTAIPLEQFASNGVFAILFVWLLYSTRKEAIDRENKLTAQIEKQNEAQEKIVSSLERLETQIQNLKEVK